The Methanolobus sp. WCC4 genome includes the window AATGGCACGTCTTGTACGTCAGGAGTTCTCAACGACCTCCTCAAAAGGACACAAGGGCCAGACTATCATATTCACAAATTCAAGACGTAATTGTCATCGTATAGCAGAGGCGCTACCGATCTCAGCTTCCGCGTACCATGCGGGTCTTACGAGCCAGGAGAGGAAGAAGGTGGAGATCGCTTTTGTCAAGGGTAAGCTCCCTGTTGTGGTAACAACGGCAGCACTGGCAGCAGGTGTCGATTTCCCTGCATCACAGGTAATCTTCGAATCCCTTGCAATGGGTATCGAATGGCTCACCATGCAGGACTTCCTCCAGATGCTGGGACGTGCAGGAAGACCGGATTATCATGACCGTGGTGAGGTAGTTGTGCTTGCTGTTCCCAATAAGAAATACTCGAATGACAAAGGTGATACTGAGGATGCTGTTGCCCTGAAACTGTTGAAGGGGGAGATGCAGCACACGAAGGTCGAATATGGCGAGGATGAGAAGCTGGAAGAGATCCTTGCTTCGGCTGCTGTCACTTCATCGAAGAACGACCTGAAAAGCATCCATTCTAAAATGCTTGCAGATTATAATGTCGATATACTGCTGGATAAACTGGCACGGAACAAATTCCTGCATAAGAAGGAAGACTTCATATCACTTACAAGGTTCGGTAAGATAGCTGCAGGACATTTCCTGTCCGTCTCAAAGGCTTTTCTCATACGTGACTCAGTACTTGTGGACCAGGATCCTATCGTCACGGTCTCGAACCTCGAGTTCTTCGATGCGGTCTATTACAAGTATGCTGCACGCGTGTCTGCTGCTCTTAATGTGAACCTGCCTTCCAGGGTTTTCCAGGGTGCTTCACTGGACATTCTCTTTGAGGGTGAGAACATGGATAGACTGGATGTGACACTGCGTGATCAGCTAATGGATTTCGCAGCGGATTTCCTTACCTGTAGTTGTCGTGATTCGCCTTATTGTGGTTGTGCTGAACGCAAGTTCTCTGAGAAGATAATCTCCATAAGGGCTGAAGGATATGACCCTGAGGGTATTGTAAAAAAGCTGGAGCATCTCTATGGTATCACTGCGTACCCGGGTGACGTGCTGGGTTATCTTGATAATGTGGTGCGTAATCTGGAGGCTGTGGAGATGATAGCTTCTGCTCATTCTAAGAGGGAAATTGCATCAAAGGCTCGTGGTCTCAGGAAACTTGTTGAAGGATGAGGCTCTTTTAACTGACAGTTGGCTGGCCGTTAATTTTGATCAATCAGTGCAGCCTTATCAAAAATTATAAAGGTCATGCATACAGATAGAATCAATTGAGGATACGGTGGTATGGACACAGAAGTACCAGAAGGTAAGATAATGACCGAGAAACCGGAAGAGATAAAGAAGAAAAAGAGTGTGAAGATCGAGCTGTATAAGCCGGATGATTTCAAACAGGTATATTCCATAGGCGCAGTCGGAGGACACAGCCCTTATGATTTCAGGATAGGGTTCTACAATGATATGCCCATGGCAACGGGTAAGTCCGACGGTGAGCAGGTCATTCAGAGAAGACTTGAGACAGAGGTCATACTTTCTCCTCTGGCAGCAGTGGAACTCGCACGCTGGCTGGGTCAGCATATCCAGAACTATGAGGCCGCATTCGGTCCTATAACAAAGCCACAGGTCAAAGCTTCTAATAAGAAGTCCGAATCGGTACAGGACAGTACCGATCTGCAGGGTTATATCTGATAAGAAAGGCCATCTTTATCAGGTAAATCGCTAAGAATAAATATGATATTGGCTATTTTAATAAGCCTGAGAATTAATGGCATTCACATTATTCTTTTAAATGAAAGAGAGGATTAATTTTGTTCCCAAATAAGAAAGTCCAGAAGTTGATCGGATCTAAGATCCAGGTTGAGATGAAAGGTGACCTTCACCATCTCGAAGGAACTTTAAAGAGTGCAGATGACTACATGAACCTGCATCTGGTGGACACCGTTGAGATCGCTGACGGTGAGCGCCTGCGTTCCCTTGGTTCCGTGGTGTTGCGTGGTAACAACATCATTCTTGTTGTCCCGATGGAAGAATAACTCTTCAGTGGAAACTAACATGAGTATTGAAGAGACCGCATTGAACATTATTCGCGACAGCAAGGAGGGGGTTTTCCAGAACGAGCTCTGGAAGATCCTTGATATTGACAGTCGTAAATGTTCCAGGGTAGTGTCCAAGCTTTTGGATGATGACCTTATCACTCGTGAGCAGGCTGTCGCCAATGGAGCAAGGACATATCTCCTTAAAGTAAAGGAAGAGGAGAAACCATGCTTCGATCTCCTTATGTCCGGTGAGATGTTCTCACCATGTGCAGGATGCAGGGATGCATGTCAGCCTGAGACCTGTGAGAAGATCACTGCATGGGTCGCGAACATCAGTGATGATGAAAATTCAGCGGAGATTTGCTGATTATCCGAAAGCTTTATATACAATATGTGCTATGTTGGAGTCGCTTCACTAAAGCGAAATCAACGTGCTCCGGTAGTGTAGTCCGGCCAATCATTCCGGCCTTTCGAGCCGAAGACTCGGGTTCGAATCCCGGCCGGAGCACCATACAATTTTTCAAATAAATTATTGAAGTTAACATCCCATGTTTTACTTGTAAATTGTTGACCCTTAAAGGCTTGATATCGTTTTTTTAGAACACAACCATGATCTTATCTACAGATGTTCTACTGTATGGAATATGTTGCAGAGTCTGGCAAGAAGGACAATAGATAATCGTTCCTTGCAGAAGCCGGACAGGATGCAATTTCCAGCGAGCCTTGCAGTGTAACTTGAGGTACAACTATGTCATTCGATGATCTTAATCTAATATTTCCGCTTCAACGGGCTTTGTCCGATGAAGGCTATACTGATCCCACTCCTATACAGGAAGGGTCCATACCACATCTTTTGAAAGGTGAGGATATGATAGGCATTGCCCAGACAGGTACGGGCAAGACAGCTTCGTTCATATTACCGATCCTGCACAATATGTCAGCTTCAAAGAAGAGGGCACGTCCGAGAAGCCCCCGTGTACTGGTGCTTGCACCAACAAGGGAACTTGCTGCCCAGATAGGGGACAGTTTCTCGACATACGGCAAATACACCCGTTTCAAGCACACTGTGATCTTTGGTGGTGTTGGTCAGAGTCCACAGGTCAGAGCCATCTCAAAGGGCGTAGATTCCCTTGTAGCGACTCCTGGCAGATTACTGGACCTTGTGGACCAGGGACACATCGATCTCTCTGATGTGGAGTATTTCGTCCTTGACGAGGCTGACAGGATGCTTGACATGGGCTTTATCAACGATGTGTATAAGGTCGTTGGATTATTGCCGCAGAAGCGCCAGTCTCTTTTCTTCTCAGCTACCATGTCACCTGAGATATCAAAGCTTGCTAAGAAGATGCTGACAAATCCTGTGACCGTGGAGGTAACTCCACAGGCAACAACGGTCGAGCGTATCGACCAGTACATTTTCTTTGTTGACTCCGAGGACAAGAACGAGCTTATACTGCAACTCCTCAGGAGCAAGCACCTTGAATGTGTGCTGATCTTCACCCGTACGAAGCACCGTGCCAACAAAGTAGCTCAGACGCTTAACAAGAACAGGATACCTGCAGATGCGATACATGGTAACAAGTCCCAGACACACCGTACAAAGGCACTTCAGGATTTCAGGACAGGACAACTGCGTGTACTGGTTGCAACAGACATTGCAGCCCGTGGTATTGATATCGATGATATATCACACGTGATCAACTATGACCTGCCTAACATCCCAGAGAGTTATGTACACCGCATCGGGCGTACTGCAAGAGCAGGAGCCGATGGAACAGCATTCTCTTTCTGTGCTTCAGATGAGCGTGATCACCTCCGTGAGATAGAGAAGCTTATCAGGATGGAGATCGAGGTTGCCGAACATGACTATCATTCAGAGAAGGCAATGAACGCCACAGGTGCTGATGCAAAACCCGCTCCGAGACAGCATGGACAAAGGAAAGGTCCCGGTCCTAAAAGAGGTCATGGCAGGGGTAAGAAAGGTGAAGGTAAAGCCAGGTCCGGTGAGGGTAAAGGAAAAGCTAAAAGCGACGATGGCAAAGCAAGGTCCAAACCTCAAGATGGTGAAACTAAGAAAGAAGGCAGAAGAACTGTCAGAAGGGAAAAGAAGAACGTCAAGGCCAATGCTCTCAAGTCCTCCCCATCTAACAGGCAAAGCGGTCAGAGGGCCCAGAGCGGACCGAAAGGTCAGGGCAGGAACAAGAGTGGTAAGCGCTCCGGTTCCGGTAATAACAACCAGAACAGGAACAAATGATATTCCGATCAGGAATATCTTTCATTTTCCAGTGGTATGATGTCAGCATGAACCGAAAGTGCTAATATCTGCCACTGACCTTATAACCGCTTCAGAGCAGTACATTTGTTGTTCTTATGTTGTTCTGCTTTTTAAAAAACGAAAGTGATCTTGAATGAAGTATCTCATCCATGTCATCCAATTCGGAATAATTCTTGCTATCTGTTATCTGGGTGACCTGATACACAATTATCTCAGTCTGCCCATCCCTGGAAACGTTCTGGGAATGGTTATCCTGCTGATATTCCTGTTGACAGGTGTGATCAAGCTGTCCATGATAGAGGATGTAAGCAATTTCTTCCTGAAACATCTCGCATTCTTTTTCATCCCGGCAGCTGTGGGAATTATTACGTGTTTCACGATACTTGAAGGAAAGTGGACTGCACTTTTTATCATTTCAGTGGTCTCGACCTTCATCATTGCAGTTGTCACCGGTGCAACGGTACAGATACTGATGAGGAGGCGGTCCGTTGAGTGAGCTTATCTCCCAGCTAGTGCAGTCACCTGTGTTCGGCATAGGTATCTCCCTGCTGACATTCTATGCAGGTGGACTGGTCTACAAAAGGACAGGGTCCCCCTTCATGAATCCCCTTGTCCTGAGCATGCTGATGATAATAGTCCTGCTCTTAGGTTTGCATATCAGTTTCGAGGATTACAACAGGGGTGGGCAGTTCATATCGTTCTTCCTGGGTCCGGCCACTGTTATCCTTGCCGTGCCACTGTACAGGAAGATAAGCCTTCTGAAGGAGAATGTGTTCCCGATAATCGCCGGCATCAGTGTAGGTTCTGCTGCGGGGATCATCAGCATCATTGTGATGTGCAGGATGTTCGGACTGGATGAGCTGGTGAGCGTCTCCATGATACCTAAATCGGTCACGACACCGATCGGTATCGAGATCTCGAACCAGCTTGGAGGTCTGCCATCAATTACCGTGGCTGCAATTGTCTTTACAGGTATAGCCGGTGTGATGCTGGGTCCGATGGTCTGCAAGCTGTTCAGGATAGATGATGAGGTGGCGGTGGGTGTTGCCATCGGTACTTCTTCCCATGCCCTTGGGACCACCAAGGCTGTGGAACTTGGAGAGACCGAGGGAGCCATGAGTGGTCTTGCAATAGGCATTGCCGGACTGGTAACGGTGTTCCTTGCTCCGTTGCTGGCGAAGTTGTTGATGTGATAATACCACTGTTCTGTGGAAATTATTATCTCGATGAATATCACTATATCCTTTGAATGGGGAATTTTCATGATCCTTATACAAAGAAGATATCAGGAAGAGGCTGAAGAGATCGATGAGAAGGATATCGACCGTGTGAAACTGAACCTTGGGATCACAAGGAAGGTCTGCTGCGGTGGGCGGGAGAAAAAGGACTATGACCTTGGATGGATCAAGAACCCAAAGGACATGAAGATAACCACTGTAAAGGATTATGAGATAAAGGACAGGGTGCTTGAGGTCTGGATCGAACCGTGATCCGATTTTTTAATTCAAGTTATTTACAGTATTCATATTTCAGTTCTGTAGTGATCCTCACTTGAATGTAAAATAAAGTTTAAGCACAGATCATTTTCACTTTTTCGGACCGTGCCAGCTTCGCCGGGACCCTCCGGGATCGATCAAGTAATTCATGTCTCCAATCAGTTTAACTTATTGTTCCCTGTACCCTTGCGTTTCTGATAGTTCTGCAAAAGATCATTGGCAAACAAAGAACAATGCTACCATCCGCCTTAGGCGGCACATTCTTTTTCTATCATCCTGAAAACTATTGAAATATTGCAGTTGTTTCAGTCCAATAAGAATTGCTGTGTTCAAAGTTGCAATTAACAGGATCTCTACAGAGCCGTATATTCCTTCTTTAAGCAACCATATAACAAAAATATCTTTTTAATGCAAAATTATAACTACTGTTAAGTATGCTCGCTATTATCAAAAAAATGTGGATCAATGGTTAATTGATCAGGATCGAGCAGATAAAATAGCAAAGCATATATTCAGGTTTTAACATCTCAAATAAGATAAGTTTGTTTACATAGCCCTGCTTATCATACGATATGACTGGGCCAGTGGTTCGCACTTGATATTTGGCTGTTCAGGGTTGGATACTTCATCAAATAGTACAAGTGCAAAAGTGGTTGTTACAAAATCAAAAAAGTGAATTAGTGGTACAATGAGCAGTAATGAAAAAGGAAATATGAAGCTTGTTTTCTTAGCGGTAATTGTAGTGATATTAGGCAGTGTT containing:
- a CDS encoding DUF3467 domain-containing protein; this translates as MDTEVPEGKIMTEKPEEIKKKKSVKIELYKPDDFKQVYSIGAVGGHSPYDFRIGFYNDMPMATGKSDGEQVIQRRLETEVILSPLAAVELARWLGQHIQNYEAAFGPITKPQVKASNKKSESVQDSTDLQGYI
- a CDS encoding LSM domain-containing protein; the protein is MFPNKKVQKLIGSKIQVEMKGDLHHLEGTLKSADDYMNLHLVDTVEIADGERLRSLGSVVLRGNNIILVVPMEE
- a CDS encoding Lrp/AsnC family transcriptional regulator translates to MSIEETALNIIRDSKEGVFQNELWKILDIDSRKCSRVVSKLLDDDLITREQAVANGARTYLLKVKEEEKPCFDLLMSGEMFSPCAGCRDACQPETCEKITAWVANISDDENSAEIC
- a CDS encoding DEAD/DEAH box helicase, which produces MSFDDLNLIFPLQRALSDEGYTDPTPIQEGSIPHLLKGEDMIGIAQTGTGKTASFILPILHNMSASKKRARPRSPRVLVLAPTRELAAQIGDSFSTYGKYTRFKHTVIFGGVGQSPQVRAISKGVDSLVATPGRLLDLVDQGHIDLSDVEYFVLDEADRMLDMGFINDVYKVVGLLPQKRQSLFFSATMSPEISKLAKKMLTNPVTVEVTPQATTVERIDQYIFFVDSEDKNELILQLLRSKHLECVLIFTRTKHRANKVAQTLNKNRIPADAIHGNKSQTHRTKALQDFRTGQLRVLVATDIAARGIDIDDISHVINYDLPNIPESYVHRIGRTARAGADGTAFSFCASDERDHLREIEKLIRMEIEVAEHDYHSEKAMNATGADAKPAPRQHGQRKGPGPKRGHGRGKKGEGKARSGEGKGKAKSDDGKARSKPQDGETKKEGRRTVRREKKNVKANALKSSPSNRQSGQRAQSGPKGQGRNKSGKRSGSGNNNQNRNK
- a CDS encoding CidA/LrgA family protein, with amino-acid sequence MKYLIHVIQFGIILAICYLGDLIHNYLSLPIPGNVLGMVILLIFLLTGVIKLSMIEDVSNFFLKHLAFFFIPAAVGIITCFTILEGKWTALFIISVVSTFIIAVVTGATVQILMRRRSVE
- a CDS encoding LrgB family protein; this translates as MSELISQLVQSPVFGIGISLLTFYAGGLVYKRTGSPFMNPLVLSMLMIIVLLLGLHISFEDYNRGGQFISFFLGPATVILAVPLYRKISLLKENVFPIIAGISVGSAAGIISIIVMCRMFGLDELVSVSMIPKSVTTPIGIEISNQLGGLPSITVAAIVFTGIAGVMLGPMVCKLFRIDDEVAVGVAIGTSSHALGTTKAVELGETEGAMSGLAIGIAGLVTVFLAPLLAKLLM